The nucleotide sequence GCAGCGGATTTTGTAGTGGATATCGGTCCGGGAGCAGGAGAGCATGGTGGTAATATAATTGCAGCCGGTCCACTGGATGTGATTAAGTCCACTGAAGCATCTATTACAGGACAATATTTGACCGGTAAAAAGAAGATAGAGGTACCGGACCAGAGGAGAAAGCCAAATGGAAACTGGATTAAGGTTAAGGGGGCCAGGGAAAATAACCTTAAGAATATAAATGTGGATTTCCCGCTGGGGGTATTCACTGCAGTTACCGGAGTATCCGGTTCCGGAAAGAGTACCTTGGTAAATGAAATCCTGTATAAGGGCTTATATAAGCTGATCAACAAGTCAAGAGCCATCCCGGGAGCTCACAGGGAGATACTTGGGTATGAAAATATAGATAAGATTATCGACATAGATCAAAGTCCTATAGGAAGAACTCCAAGATCAAATCCTGCCACCTATACCGGTGTTTTTGATATCATAAGAGAAATCTATGCCAACTCTTCAGAAGCAAAGCTAAGAGGCTACAAGCCCGGAAGATTCAGCTTTAATGTGAAGGGCGGCCGCTGTGAGGCCTGTTCCGGAGACGGTATAATTAAAATAGAAATGCAGTTCCTCTCCGATGTTTATGTACCCTGTGAAGTCTGCAAGGGTAAGAGGTATAACAGAGAAACTCTTGAGGTGAAGTACAAGGGTAAAAATATAGATGACCTTTTAAACATGACTGTAGAAGAGGCCTTGGAGTTCTTTGAAAATATTCCAAGGGTAAAAAATAAGATTCAAACCTTATATGATGTAGGCTTAGGCTATATAAGGCTTGGCCAACCTTCAACACAACTATCCGGAGGAGAGGCTCAAAGAATTAAATTGGCCTATGAGCTTTCGAAGAAAAGCACCGGAAAGACCCTGTACATCTTGGATGAACCTACTACCGGTCTTCATATTGATGACGTCAGAAGGTTGATACAAATACTGCAAAGGCTTGTAGATGCAGGCAATACTGTTATAGTTATCGAGCACAATCTGGATGTTATAAAATGTGTTGACTATATCATAGATTTAGGGCCTGAAGGCGGAGCTAAAGGTGGAACTGTCATTGCCACCGGTACACCGGAGGAAATAAGTGTAAATAAAAATTCTTATACGGGACAATATCTTAAAAAGATGTTATAATTAATTTTAGACTAGCATAAAGTATTTAATGCTAGTCTTTAAAATATTATTATGGCAGGTGATATTATGATAGATTATGCAAGTATTTTCAGGCCTATTTTTATTATTCTATTCATACTGATTATATACATTATTATATTTATGGCTTTAAGGATTATGTATAAGGATGTTAAAAATGGGGATAAAAAGAAGATTTTAAAAAAGTCCTGGGGGTTAGAAGTAATTGCAGCTCCTGAGAATTCCAATCTGGGCAAAGGCAGCATTATTCCTATAAACCGCTTGATTACCATTGGCCGAAAGGAAGACAATATGGTTATTTTAAATGATCCCTATGCTTCCGGCTATCACGCAAAGGTGTATGTAAGAAATACGGACTACTATCTTGAGGACCTGAACAGTACCAACGGTACTCTGCTAAATGAAGAAAAGGTTGAAGGCAAGGTCATGCTGGAACCTGGAGATGAGATACGCATTGGTACTACCTTGTTTAAGGTAATAGGATAATTCAATGTCAGTATTATTTATGCAGATTAATAAGCTTAAAAGAAGGTGATTACTTGAAGAGCAGAAGAGGAGAACTCAGGCTTTTGTTCATGACCTATTTATTATGCTTTGCTATTTTTGGAAACCTATTTGTATTAAAGCAGCCTTTTGATAAAGGGGCCCTGGTAATGGCCCTTATCATATGTCTGCTTTTTACCTATGGCTACATAATCATCCGAAAATTTTTTCCTGATGGGGACAAATTCATAATAATGTTTACGGCAATATTTTCGGTTATAGGCATTGGAATGCTCTATAGGCTTAATACTGCCTTGGCAATAAAACAGGTGGTGTGGTATACCCTGGGCATGGCCGGCTTTATTGCTTTGGTTGTGCTGCTGCCGGATGTAAAGACCTTTGCCAAGTACAAGTACCTATATTTGATAATTACATTAATTCTTATGTCCATGGCTACCTTTATAGGAACGGAAAGAGGCGGTGCAAAAAACTGGGTATCCTTGGGCCCCATCGGCTTTCAGCCCTCAGAACTTGGAAAACTCTTTCTCATTGCCTATCTGGCGTCGGCTTTAAAGGACTATAAGGACATAAAAACCCTGATCCAGCCCGCGCTCATAGTGATGGTTTCCTTGGGCTTCATGGTGCTTCAGAGAGATTTGGGATCTGCTCTCATATTCTTTGGATTTTCTGTGACCATGCTGTATATTTCCACTTCTAAGTTTAAGTATGTGGCTGTTTGTCTGCTGCTGTTCTTGGCAGGTGGTTTTATCAGTTACAAGATGTTCTCTCATGTACAGACAAGAGTAGACATCTGGATAAATCCCTGGGCGGACCCAACCAACAAGGGCTATCAGCTGGTGGAATCACTAATGGCCATAGCTTCCGGCGGCTTTTTTGGCACGGGACTAGGTATGGGCCATCCAAATTTTATACCTGTGGTTGAAAGTGACTTTATCTTCGCAGCCATATGCGAGGAATTTGGTATCTTTATGGGGTTTGGAATTATAATCTTATTCTTCCTTCTTTTCTATCGCTGCATGAGAGCCTCACTATATGTAGAAGATAAGTTTTCTCAGCTGCTGGCAGTGGGCTACAGTGCTATGATAGCCAGTCAGGTTTTAGTGATTATAGGCGGCGTGGTAGGTGCCATTCCACTTACCGGAATCACTCTGCCTATTATCAGCTATGGAGGTACTTCCATGTTTGCTACCTTCTTTGCATTAGGTATAATACAGAAGATTTCGGAAGAAGGTTGATTTTAATCGGATAAGGAGGTTATTATGGGCGATTTGTCTGTTAATATAAAGAAAGTTCTTATTGTGTTTTTGTTGCTTTTTGTGGCCCTGATATCTTATTTTAGCTATTTTATAGCAGTGAAGGGGCCGGCCATCGCAAACAATTCACAGAATAAGAGACTTTGGGCTAAGAGGAATGAAGTTTTAAGAGGGACTATCTATGATAGAGATGGTAATGCCTTAACTAAAAGTGAGAAGGAGAGTACTTTAACTCAAAAGAGAGAATATACCGGTGGGGCCTTATTTGCCCATGCTCTGGGGTATGTGGACCAGAGATATGGAATAACCGGTTTGGAAGCCACTTATGATCAGGAGCTCATGGCAGATAATTCTCTTTCATATTTTGAGCTGATCAGAAATAAGGGGGAAGTTAAGGAAAAAATAGGCCACAGCATAAAAACTACTCTGGATTCAGATGTTCAAAGGGCAGCCTATGATTTATTGGGAGACCGTAAAGGTTCTGTTGTAGTGCTTGATCCTAAGACCGGAGAAATTCTTGCTATGGTTTCAAAGCCTTCCTTTGATCCTAATAATCTGGAAGAGATATGGAAGGATATAAATGCAAATGAGGATAGGCCACTGCTGAACCGTTCTGTTTCAGGCCTATATCCTCCGGGGTCTATTTTTAAGGTAATTACGGCCGCTGCAGCACTGGAAAATATTGAAGGGGTAGAGGATAGGATCTTTGAAGACAAGGGAAAGATTGTTTTTAACAGCAAGTATTCACTGAGTAATTATGGTGGCAGTGTCATGGGAAATATCAATTTGAGAACTGCCTTTATGAAGTCCAGCAATGTGGTTTTTGGAACCTTGGCCATGGAATTAGGAAATGATAAATTAAAGGACGTGGCAGAGAAGTTTTATTTTAACCGGGACATTAAGGGCGATGGTATTGTGGTGGATAACAGCAGATTCCCGGAGATACCAAAGACCGAGCCGGGAAATATGGCTCAAAGCGGTATAGGCCAGAGCAGTATATTGGCTACTCCTATGGAAATGGCCTTGACAGCAGCTACCATAGCCAACGGCGGAGTGATGATGAAACCAAAGCTTGTTAGTGAAGTCTTGACCTTTGAAAATGAGAGTATAAGGGTCATACCCGATGAAAAATTGGCACAGGCTACTTCCAAGGAAGTAGCAGATACCATAGGCAGCTACATGAAGGACGTTGTTACCAGCGGTACCGGTAAAGCTGCCGCTGTAAGTGGTGTACAGGTAGCTGGTAAGACAGGTACAGCAGACCATAGTGAAGAAGGTGAGCCTCATTCCTGGTTTATCGGCTTTGCTCCCTACGAAAATCCTAAAGTAGCTATAGCGGTTATTGTGG is from Clostridium thermarum and encodes:
- a CDS encoding FHA domain-containing protein, which encodes MIDYASIFRPIFIILFILIIYIIIFMALRIMYKDVKNGDKKKILKKSWGLEVIAAPENSNLGKGSIIPINRLITIGRKEDNMVILNDPYASGYHAKVYVRNTDYYLEDLNSTNGTLLNEEKVEGKVMLEPGDEIRIGTTLFKVIG
- a CDS encoding FtsW/RodA/SpoVE family cell cycle protein translates to MKSRRGELRLLFMTYLLCFAIFGNLFVLKQPFDKGALVMALIICLLFTYGYIIIRKFFPDGDKFIIMFTAIFSVIGIGMLYRLNTALAIKQVVWYTLGMAGFIALVVLLPDVKTFAKYKYLYLIITLILMSMATFIGTERGGAKNWVSLGPIGFQPSELGKLFLIAYLASALKDYKDIKTLIQPALIVMVSLGFMVLQRDLGSALIFFGFSVTMLYISTSKFKYVAVCLLLFLAGGFISYKMFSHVQTRVDIWINPWADPTNKGYQLVESLMAIASGGFFGTGLGMGHPNFIPVVESDFIFAAICEEFGIFMGFGIIILFFLLFYRCMRASLYVEDKFSQLLAVGYSAMIASQVLVIIGGVVGAIPLTGITLPIISYGGTSMFATFFALGIIQKISEEG
- a CDS encoding peptidoglycan D,D-transpeptidase FtsI family protein; protein product: MGDLSVNIKKVLIVFLLLFVALISYFSYFIAVKGPAIANNSQNKRLWAKRNEVLRGTIYDRDGNALTKSEKESTLTQKREYTGGALFAHALGYVDQRYGITGLEATYDQELMADNSLSYFELIRNKGEVKEKIGHSIKTTLDSDVQRAAYDLLGDRKGSVVVLDPKTGEILAMVSKPSFDPNNLEEIWKDINANEDRPLLNRSVSGLYPPGSIFKVITAAAALENIEGVEDRIFEDKGKIVFNSKYSLSNYGGSVMGNINLRTAFMKSSNVVFGTLAMELGNDKLKDVAEKFYFNRDIKGDGIVVDNSRFPEIPKTEPGNMAQSGIGQSSILATPMEMALTAATIANGGVMMKPKLVSEVLTFENESIRVIPDEKLAQATSKEVADTIGSYMKDVVTSGTGKAAAVSGVQVAGKTGTADHSEEGEPHSWFIGFAPYENPKVAIAVIVEKGGTGGGAASKIASRVIQKALEKR